TCCGGCGATCGGCTCGTAGGCCAGCAGCTGCACCTGGGCGCGCAGCCGGCTGCCCACCGGCACCGGCGCCGGAAAGCGCACCTTGTTCAGGCCGTAGTTGACGCCCATGCGCACATCGTCGATCAGCAGCGTCTCGCCGGCCAGCAGGGGCAGCAGCGAGAGCGTGAGAAAGCCGTGCGCGATGGTGGTGCCAAAAGGCCCGGCCGCCGCGCGCACCGGGTCGACATGGATCCACTGGTGGTCGCCGGTGGCCTGGGCAAACTGGTCGATGCGCGCCTGGTCGATCGTCACCCAGTCGCTGGTGGCCAGGTGCTGGCCCACGCGGCCCTGCAGCGAGGCCAGCGTGGCGATGTGCACCGGGCCGGGTGGGATGGGGGAAACGGTGGTGTTCATGCGGCCAGCCAGTCGAGAAGGGGTTGCCATTGCG
This portion of the Aquabacterium sp. OR-4 genome encodes:
- a CDS encoding MaoC family dehydratase, with amino-acid sequence MNTTVSPIPPGPVHIATLASLQGRVGQHLATSDWVTIDQARIDQFAQATGDHQWIHVDPVRAAAGPFGTTIAHGFLTLSLLPLLAGETLLIDDVRMGVNYGLNKVRFPAPVPVGSRLRAQVQLLAYEPIAGGAQLTMAVTIEREGSDKPVCVAEAVSRRYT